A stretch of the Lonchura striata isolate bLonStr1 chromosome 15, bLonStr1.mat, whole genome shotgun sequence genome encodes the following:
- the CNOT8 gene encoding CCR4-NOT transcription complex subunit 8, translated as MPAALAENSQVICEVWANNLEEEMRKIREIVLSYSYIAMDTEFPGVVVRPIGEFRSSIDYQYQLLRCNVDLLKIIQLGLTFTNEKGEYPSGINTWQFNFKFNLTEDMYSQDSIDLLASSGLQFQKHEEEGIDTLHFAELLMTSGVVLSDSVKWLSFHSGYDFGYMVKLLTDSRLPEEEQEFFHILNLFFPSIYDVKYLMKSCKNLKGGLQEVADQLDLQRIGRQHQAGSDSLLTGMAFFRMKELFFEDTIDDAKYCGRLYGLGTGVAQKQNEDVDSAQEKMSILAIINNMQP; from the exons ATGCCAGCAGCCCTTGCAGAAAACAGCCAGGTTATCTGTGAAGTATGGGCCAACAACCTGGAGGAAGAGATGAGGAAAATTCGGGAGATTGTTCTGAGTTACAGCTACATTGCCATG GACACGGAGTTCCCTGGAGTCGTTGTCAGGCCAATCGGTGAATTCCGCAGCTCCATAGATTATCAGTACCAGCTCCTTCGCTGTAACGTTGACCTGCTGAAAATCATCCAGCTGGGCCTGACTTTCACAAATGAGAAGGGGGAATACCCTTCTGGCATTAACACCTGGCAGTTCAACTTCAAATTCAACCTCAC ggaAGACATGTACTCTCAGGATTCCATAGACCTCCTTGCCAGTTCTGGGCTGCAGTTCCAGAAGCATGAGGAAGAAGGGATTGATACCCTGCATTTTGCCGAGTTGCTGATGACGTCGGGTGTCGTCCTCAGTGACAGTGTGAAATGGCTGTCCTTCCACAG tggTTATGACTTTGGCTACATGGTGAAGTTGTTGACAGATTCCAGGTTACCAGAAGAGGAACAGGAATTTTTTCATATCTTAAACCTTTTCTTCCCATCCATCTATGATGTGAAGTACTTAATGAAGAGCTGCAAAAACCTCAAG GGTGGCCTTCAGGAAGTGGCAGATCAGCTGGATTTGCAACGAATTGGACGACAACACCAGGCAGGATCAGACTCTCTTCTCACAGGAATGGCATTTTTCAGAATGAAAGAG tTATTTTTTGAGGATACAATTGATGATGCAAAGTATTGCGGACGACTGTatggccttggcacaggagtGGCTCAGAAACAAAATGAAGATGTGGACTCAGCCCAAGAGAAAATGAGCATTTTGGCCATTATCAACAACATGCAGCCGTGA
- the FAXDC2 gene encoding fatty acid hydroxylase domain-containing protein 2 isoform X2: METDSGYSSTAELQKQGKKLSDALRISAYVFSTGLLSFTALVNIASWFMQYITLGNFWQTAWLEFYDHMEGDEWTIFLVGAALVPALAFWGFNGILLVADVTGKPTFITRYRIQLGKNDPVDRKKLWKAIYTALGNQLFVSFPMLVPMFYIMKWWENTFSKELPTFQWFLVELSIFTVIEEILFYYTHRLVHHPVLYKHIHKKHHEWTAPIGVVSIYAHPIEHIVSNTLPVMTGPMIMGSHIVSVSAWFSIALVTTSISHCGYHLPLLPSPEFHDFHHLKFNQCYGVLGVLDFLHGTDKMFRQTKAFERHKVLLSFTPLSVSIPDPPKKDE, translated from the exons ATGGAAACAGACTCTGGATATTCCtccacagctgagctgcagaagCAG GGAAAGAAGCTCTCGGATGCCTTGAGGATCAGTGCCTACGTCTTCAGTACAGGCCTGCTCAGCTTCACTGCCTTAGTGAACATTGCTTCTTG GTTTATGCAATATATAACTTTAGGCAATTTCTGGCAAACAGCATGGTTGGAGTTCTATGACCATATGGAGGGAGATGAGTGGACAATCTTCCTCGTTG GGGCTGCATTGGTGCCTGCACTTGCTTTCTGGGGCTTCAATGGAATCCTTCTGGTGGCTGATGTAACGGGAAAGCCAACTTTCATTACTCGCTATCGCATTCAGCTGGGCAAGAATGATCCT GTGGACAGAAAAAAACTGTGGAAAGCCATCTACACAGCCCTGGGTAATCAGCTCTTTGTCTCCTTTCCCATGCTTGTGCCCATGTTCTACATCATGAAATGGTGGGAAAACACCTTCAGCAAGGAATTACCAACATTCCAATGGTTTCTTGTGGAGCTAAGCATTTTTACTGTAATAGAGGAAATTCTCTTCTATTATACACACAG GCTTGTTCACCACCCAGTGCTGTATAAGCACATTCACAAGAAGCACCACGAGTGGACAGCCCCCATCGGTGTGGTCTCCATTTATGCTCACCCAATAGAGCACATA GTCTCCAACACTCTGCCTGTCATGACTGGCCCAATGATCATGGGATCTCATATTGTTTCAGTCTCAGCATGGTTCTCCATTGCTCTTGTAACAACAAGCATTTCTCACTGTGGCTACCacctgcccctcctgccatctCCAGAGTTCCATGATTTCCACCACCTCAA GTTCAATCAGTGCTACGGAGTGCTGGGAGTGCTGGATTTTCTGCACGGCACGGACAAAATGTTCAGACAGACCAAAGCCTTTGAGAGACACAAGGTCCTGCTCAGCTTCACACCACTCTCTGTAAGCATCCCAGACCCACCCAAGAAAGATGAGTGa
- the FAXDC2 gene encoding fatty acid hydroxylase domain-containing protein 2 isoform X3 yields the protein MRRNRGKKLSDALRISAYVFSTGLLSFTALVNIASWFMQYITLGNFWQTAWLEFYDHMEGDEWTIFLVGAALVPALAFWGFNGILLVADVTGKPTFITRYRIQLGKNDPVDRKKLWKAIYTALGNQLFVSFPMLVPMFYIMKWWENTFSKELPTFQWFLVELSIFTVIEEILFYYTHRLVHHPVLYKHIHKKHHEWTAPIGVVSIYAHPIEHIVSNTLPVMTGPMIMGSHIVSVSAWFSIALVTTSISHCGYHLPLLPSPEFHDFHHLKFNQCYGVLGVLDFLHGTDKMFRQTKAFERHKVLLSFTPLSVSIPDPPKKDE from the exons ATGAGGAGAAACAGG GGAAAGAAGCTCTCGGATGCCTTGAGGATCAGTGCCTACGTCTTCAGTACAGGCCTGCTCAGCTTCACTGCCTTAGTGAACATTGCTTCTTG GTTTATGCAATATATAACTTTAGGCAATTTCTGGCAAACAGCATGGTTGGAGTTCTATGACCATATGGAGGGAGATGAGTGGACAATCTTCCTCGTTG GGGCTGCATTGGTGCCTGCACTTGCTTTCTGGGGCTTCAATGGAATCCTTCTGGTGGCTGATGTAACGGGAAAGCCAACTTTCATTACTCGCTATCGCATTCAGCTGGGCAAGAATGATCCT GTGGACAGAAAAAAACTGTGGAAAGCCATCTACACAGCCCTGGGTAATCAGCTCTTTGTCTCCTTTCCCATGCTTGTGCCCATGTTCTACATCATGAAATGGTGGGAAAACACCTTCAGCAAGGAATTACCAACATTCCAATGGTTTCTTGTGGAGCTAAGCATTTTTACTGTAATAGAGGAAATTCTCTTCTATTATACACACAG GCTTGTTCACCACCCAGTGCTGTATAAGCACATTCACAAGAAGCACCACGAGTGGACAGCCCCCATCGGTGTGGTCTCCATTTATGCTCACCCAATAGAGCACATA GTCTCCAACACTCTGCCTGTCATGACTGGCCCAATGATCATGGGATCTCATATTGTTTCAGTCTCAGCATGGTTCTCCATTGCTCTTGTAACAACAAGCATTTCTCACTGTGGCTACCacctgcccctcctgccatctCCAGAGTTCCATGATTTCCACCACCTCAA GTTCAATCAGTGCTACGGAGTGCTGGGAGTGCTGGATTTTCTGCACGGCACGGACAAAATGTTCAGACAGACCAAAGCCTTTGAGAGACACAAGGTCCTGCTCAGCTTCACACCACTCTCTGTAAGCATCCCAGACCCACCCAAGAAAGATGAGTGa
- the FAXDC2 gene encoding fatty acid hydroxylase domain-containing protein 2 isoform X1 encodes MIIHNIPQQLCYCVLQSVCETKQAITGLPSSFQIPKVPGQDAAARAYSCCFSQGKKLSDALRISAYVFSTGLLSFTALVNIASWFMQYITLGNFWQTAWLEFYDHMEGDEWTIFLVGAALVPALAFWGFNGILLVADVTGKPTFITRYRIQLGKNDPVDRKKLWKAIYTALGNQLFVSFPMLVPMFYIMKWWENTFSKELPTFQWFLVELSIFTVIEEILFYYTHRLVHHPVLYKHIHKKHHEWTAPIGVVSIYAHPIEHIVSNTLPVMTGPMIMGSHIVSVSAWFSIALVTTSISHCGYHLPLLPSPEFHDFHHLKFNQCYGVLGVLDFLHGTDKMFRQTKAFERHKVLLSFTPLSVSIPDPPKKDE; translated from the exons ATGATTATACACAATATCCCACAACAGCTTTGTTATTGTGTTCTTCAGAGTGTGTGTGAAACAAAACAGGCCATCACAGGACTGCCTTCATCATTTCAAATACCAAAAGTGCCAGGGCAGGACGCAGCAGCACGTGCTTACTCTTGTTGCTTCTCACAGGGAAAGAAGCTCTCGGATGCCTTGAGGATCAGTGCCTACGTCTTCAGTACAGGCCTGCTCAGCTTCACTGCCTTAGTGAACATTGCTTCTTG GTTTATGCAATATATAACTTTAGGCAATTTCTGGCAAACAGCATGGTTGGAGTTCTATGACCATATGGAGGGAGATGAGTGGACAATCTTCCTCGTTG GGGCTGCATTGGTGCCTGCACTTGCTTTCTGGGGCTTCAATGGAATCCTTCTGGTGGCTGATGTAACGGGAAAGCCAACTTTCATTACTCGCTATCGCATTCAGCTGGGCAAGAATGATCCT GTGGACAGAAAAAAACTGTGGAAAGCCATCTACACAGCCCTGGGTAATCAGCTCTTTGTCTCCTTTCCCATGCTTGTGCCCATGTTCTACATCATGAAATGGTGGGAAAACACCTTCAGCAAGGAATTACCAACATTCCAATGGTTTCTTGTGGAGCTAAGCATTTTTACTGTAATAGAGGAAATTCTCTTCTATTATACACACAG GCTTGTTCACCACCCAGTGCTGTATAAGCACATTCACAAGAAGCACCACGAGTGGACAGCCCCCATCGGTGTGGTCTCCATTTATGCTCACCCAATAGAGCACATA GTCTCCAACACTCTGCCTGTCATGACTGGCCCAATGATCATGGGATCTCATATTGTTTCAGTCTCAGCATGGTTCTCCATTGCTCTTGTAACAACAAGCATTTCTCACTGTGGCTACCacctgcccctcctgccatctCCAGAGTTCCATGATTTCCACCACCTCAA GTTCAATCAGTGCTACGGAGTGCTGGGAGTGCTGGATTTTCTGCACGGCACGGACAAAATGTTCAGACAGACCAAAGCCTTTGAGAGACACAAGGTCCTGCTCAGCTTCACACCACTCTCTGTAAGCATCCCAGACCCACCCAAGAAAGATGAGTGa